From Streptomyces fungicidicus, one genomic window encodes:
- a CDS encoding ALF repeat-containing protein produces the protein MRVTRGAVLVAATALAPALLLTAPAFAADTAPAPVAVTAASVTDDPGTPVDEMSEEELRIAILRILDDPDSGRGVIREAGEALDGSVEDMREFLRTGYRLAQFEDDRVAIFRILGDPESGKGVQREAVEALEAGTPEAARAFLETGYRLARFEDDLVAITTLLAKPYAGKRVIREINEILDAPTPENARAFLETGYRLAQAEDDRVAVARILADPDISAALRAAAEEVIDGTPEELRYFLETGRYEVDA, from the coding sequence ATGAGAGTGACCCGCGGTGCTGTCCTGGTGGCCGCCACGGCGCTGGCGCCGGCCCTTCTGCTCACCGCCCCGGCCTTCGCCGCGGACACGGCCCCGGCGCCCGTCGCGGTGACGGCGGCGTCGGTCACGGACGACCCGGGCACGCCGGTGGACGAGATGTCGGAGGAGGAACTCCGCATCGCCATCCTCCGCATCCTGGACGACCCGGACTCCGGCCGGGGCGTCATCCGCGAGGCCGGCGAAGCCCTCGACGGCTCCGTGGAGGACATGCGCGAGTTCCTGAGGACCGGCTACCGCCTGGCGCAGTTCGAGGACGACCGGGTGGCCATCTTCCGCATCCTGGGTGATCCGGAGTCCGGCAAGGGCGTCCAGCGGGAGGCCGTCGAGGCCCTCGAGGCGGGCACCCCGGAAGCCGCGCGCGCCTTCCTCGAGACCGGCTACCGCCTGGCCCGGTTCGAGGACGACCTCGTCGCCATCACCACCCTGCTGGCCAAGCCCTACGCCGGCAAGCGCGTCATCCGGGAGATCAACGAGATCCTCGATGCGCCCACCCCGGAGAACGCGCGCGCCTTCCTGGAGACCGGCTACCGCCTCGCGCAGGCCGAGGACGACCGGGTCGCCGTCGCGCGCATCCTGGCCGACCCGGACATCAGCGCCGCGCTCCGCGCCGCGGCCGAGGAGGTCATCGACGGCACCCCCGAGGAGCTGCGGTACTTCCTGGAGACCGGCCGGTACGAGGTGGACGCGTAG